Proteins found in one Cetobacterium ceti genomic segment:
- a CDS encoding acetyl-CoA carboxylase biotin carboxyl carrier protein → MKKEEFNIESLIKVLDKNKLTELEYKDSKLKIVIKKPAEVIIPQEPVAKKKAVSPKKEMAKDEIKEITSSLIGRFFYMDNFGNSIVKVGDTIKVGQDIGYISTIGVKNIVKSTVAGEVVEIPMENGGVADYGRVLLKVKTRSK, encoded by the coding sequence GTGAAAAAAGAAGAATTTAATATAGAAAGTTTAATTAAAGTATTAGATAAAAATAAATTAACAGAATTAGAATACAAAGATTCAAAACTTAAGATTGTAATAAAAAAACCGGCTGAAGTTATAATTCCACAAGAACCAGTTGCAAAGAAAAAGGCAGTTTCTCCTAAAAAAGAGATGGCAAAGGATGAAATAAAGGAGATTACATCTAGTTTAATAGGTAGATTTTTCTATATGGATAACTTTGGTAATAGTATTGTAAAAGTTGGAGATACAATAAAAGTAGGACAGGATATTGGATATATTTCAACAATTGGTGTTAAAAATATTGTAAAATCAACAGTAGCAGGAGAGGTAGTAGAAATTCCTATGGAAAATGGTGGAGTTGCTGATTACGGAAGAGTTTTATTGAAAGTAAAAACTAGATCTAAGTAA
- a CDS encoding DNA polymerase III subunit alpha encodes MEKNFVHLHLHSEYSLLDGVGKIDEYIDRAKKLKMKAISITDHGNMFGALEFYKKAIKAGIKPIIGTEAYISEFEMEKREGRNFHLILLAKNEIGYKNLLKISSEGYLNGFYYKPRVDKKFLKEHSEGIIALSACMQGEISRRFLDRESEEVLEETIKSYIDIYGEEDFYIEVQGNGIDEQKFVNRKLLDLSKKFNLKTVATNDTHYVYEGDHELQDILLCIQTGSKITENKRMKIETKELFLKSRKEMINSLGEEFIEAVDRTEEIADKCNLEIDFGTFKFPHYEVPTCVKNIDEFLRKLVYRGLKNRYPKGYSEEIIERVDYELDVIKNMGYSGYFVVVWDFIDYAKRNNIPIGPGRGSAAGSLVAYALKITELDPLEYHLIFERFLNPERISMPDIDIDICQERRGELIHYVNEKYGEDKVAQIITFGTMKARAAIRDVGRVLDIPLSKIDKLAKLIPGNYTLEMALRDIEEVKNLYNEDEEIQRVLNFSKRLENKVRHASIHAAGVVITKEPLNNLVPLYSDNKDKSVSTQYQMKELEELGLLKMDFLGLRNLTNLQRTIDYIKENLHKEIKLEDISLNKKEIYEMLSKGDSLGVFQLESSGIRKILRKLKPEKFQDLIALLALYRPGPLGSGMVDNFINGKNGQGEIVYPHPSLEEVLKETYGVILYQEQVMKIANIMASYSLGEADLLRRAMGKKDIHIMEENREKFVSRAIKNGYTEEISREIFDLIDKFAGYGFNKSHSAAYALIAYWTGYFKYFYPEFYYAAILTSERNNIDNIAFYVEDCKNHGIRLELPSINKPFDKFTVVNGKIQFSLAAIKNVGESLAKGLQEEILENGEFKSYEDFVYRGKKFGLNKKSIEALIFSGALDELYGNRKQKYESLEKVIDYGNKRSKEDEIQQMNLFGEAKSEMIYFSLPAMGEYSLEEKLEKEKEFLGFYYSAHPLDKYKDLIKVYNLGNIGDIKDENGMQIIKTYGILRELKKVITKRSGEEMGLFYLEDFTSGINGIIFPREFKIYNHNFIEGKPVYVEGNIQSDYFNGVETKKIVIKHMEFLEGLEGNKRNKVYILLKEEEKHKFVKLKEILSNYPGNVPLYFALKTKDTKEVKQSQYRISVSRDFIEDVTSLLGKNSITVK; translated from the coding sequence ATGGAGAAAAATTTTGTGCATTTACATCTTCACAGTGAATATAGTTTACTAGATGGTGTTGGGAAAATAGATGAATATATAGATAGAGCAAAAAAATTAAAAATGAAAGCCATAAGTATTACAGACCATGGAAATATGTTTGGAGCTCTAGAGTTTTATAAAAAAGCTATAAAGGCTGGAATAAAACCTATAATAGGAACTGAAGCTTATATTTCAGAATTTGAAATGGAAAAAAGAGAAGGAAGAAACTTTCATCTTATCCTTTTAGCTAAAAATGAGATAGGTTATAAAAATTTACTTAAAATATCTTCAGAGGGATATTTAAATGGATTTTATTATAAACCTAGGGTTGATAAAAAGTTTTTAAAGGAGCACTCAGAAGGGATTATAGCCCTATCAGCATGTATGCAAGGGGAAATCTCTAGAAGGTTTTTAGATAGGGAGTCTGAAGAGGTTTTAGAAGAAACTATAAAGTCCTATATAGATATCTATGGAGAAGAGGATTTTTACATAGAGGTTCAAGGAAATGGAATAGATGAACAAAAATTTGTAAATAGAAAATTATTGGATTTAAGTAAAAAATTTAACTTGAAAACAGTTGCTACAAATGATACTCACTATGTTTATGAGGGAGATCATGAGCTTCAAGATATTTTACTTTGTATTCAGACAGGAAGTAAAATAACAGAAAATAAAAGAATGAAAATAGAAACTAAGGAGCTCTTTTTAAAAAGCAGAAAGGAAATGATAAATTCCCTAGGTGAGGAGTTTATAGAAGCTGTAGATAGAACAGAGGAAATAGCTGATAAGTGTAATTTAGAAATAGATTTTGGAACGTTTAAATTTCCTCATTATGAAGTTCCTACCTGTGTAAAAAATATAGATGAATTTTTAAGAAAACTAGTATATAGAGGATTGAAAAATAGATATCCCAAAGGATATTCAGAGGAGATAATAGAAAGAGTAGATTATGAATTAGATGTTATTAAAAATATGGGTTACTCGGGATATTTTGTAGTTGTATGGGATTTTATAGATTATGCCAAAAGAAATAATATTCCCATAGGACCAGGAAGAGGTTCCGCAGCAGGGAGTTTAGTTGCCTACGCATTGAAAATAACAGAGTTAGATCCCCTAGAGTATCACCTTATATTTGAGAGATTTCTAAATCCAGAGAGAATATCCATGCCAGATATTGATATAGATATATGCCAAGAAAGAAGAGGGGAACTTATCCATTATGTAAATGAAAAATATGGAGAGGATAAGGTTGCCCAAATTATAACTTTTGGAACGATGAAGGCTAGAGCTGCAATTAGAGATGTGGGAAGAGTGTTAGATATACCCTTAAGTAAAATTGATAAATTAGCTAAATTAATTCCAGGAAACTATACTTTAGAAATGGCTCTTAGGGATATTGAAGAGGTAAAAAATCTCTATAATGAAGATGAAGAGATCCAACGGGTTTTAAATTTTTCAAAGAGATTAGAAAATAAAGTAAGACATGCATCTATTCACGCTGCAGGGGTTGTTATAACCAAGGAACCATTAAACAATTTAGTTCCTCTATATAGTGATAATAAGGATAAAAGCGTTTCAACTCAATATCAAATGAAGGAGCTAGAGGAACTAGGACTTTTAAAAATGGATTTTTTAGGACTGAGAAATTTAACTAACCTTCAAAGAACCATTGATTATATAAAAGAAAATCTTCATAAGGAGATAAAGTTAGAGGATATCTCTTTAAATAAAAAAGAGATTTATGAAATGCTTTCAAAGGGAGATAGCTTAGGGGTATTTCAGTTAGAATCTTCAGGAATTAGAAAAATATTAAGAAAATTAAAACCTGAAAAATTTCAAGATTTAATTGCCCTTTTAGCTCTATATAGACCAGGACCTTTAGGTTCAGGAATGGTAGATAACTTTATAAATGGAAAAAATGGTCAAGGGGAGATAGTTTACCCTCATCCATCCTTAGAAGAAGTTTTAAAGGAAACCTATGGAGTGATACTATACCAGGAACAGGTAATGAAAATAGCTAATATAATGGCAAGTTACTCTCTAGGAGAGGCAGATCTTTTAAGAAGAGCTATGGGAAAAAAAGATATTCATATAATGGAAGAAAATAGAGAAAAATTTGTATCAAGGGCTATAAAGAATGGATATACAGAGGAGATATCAAGGGAGATATTTGATCTTATAGATAAGTTTGCAGGATATGGATTTAATAAATCTCACTCGGCAGCTTATGCCCTAATAGCCTATTGGACTGGATATTTTAAATATTTTTATCCTGAGTTTTATTATGCTGCAATTCTTACATCAGAAAGAAATAATATAGATAATATAGCTTTTTATGTGGAAGATTGTAAAAATCATGGAATAAGGTTAGAGCTTCCTAGTATAAATAAGCCCTTTGATAAATTTACTGTGGTAAATGGGAAGATTCAATTTTCCTTAGCAGCTATAAAAAATGTAGGAGAGAGTTTGGCTAAGGGATTACAGGAAGAGATTTTAGAAAATGGAGAATTTAAATCCTATGAAGATTTTGTATATAGAGGTAAAAAGTTTGGCCTTAATAAAAAATCAATAGAAGCTCTTATATTTTCTGGAGCTTTAGATGAGTTATATGGAAATCGAAAGCAAAAATATGAATCTCTTGAAAAGGTTATTGACTATGGAAATAAAAGAAGTAAAGAGGATGAGATTCAACAGATGAATCTTTTTGGAGAAGCAAAATCAGAAATGATATACTTTTCACTTCCAGCTATGGGGGAATATTCCCTAGAGGAAAAATTAGAAAAGGAAAAGGAATTTTTAGGATTTTATTATAGTGCCCATCCCTTAGATAAGTATAAGGATTTAATAAAAGTGTATAATCTTGGGAATATAGGAGACATTAAAGATGAAAATGGGATGCAGATAATTAAAACCTATGGTATACTTAGAGAGTTAAAAAAGGTAATTACAAAACGTTCTGGAGAGGAAATGGGACTTTTCTATTTAGAAGATTTTACAAGTGGTATAAATGGAATTATTTTTCCAAGAGAATTTAAGATTTATAATCATAATTTTATAGAGGGAAAACCTGTTTATGTGGAAGGAAATATTCAAAGTGATTACTTTAATGGGGTAGAAACTAAAAAAATAGTAATAAAACATATGGAATTTTTAGAGGGATTAGAGGGAAATAAAAGGAATAAAGTTTATATTTTACTCAAGGAAGAGGAAAAACATAAATTTGTAAAATTAAAGGAAATTTTATCAAATTATCCAGGAAATGTTCCGTTATATTTTGCTTTAAAAACCAAGGATACAAAGGAAGTTAAACAAAGTCAATATAGAATAAGTGTTTCTAGGGATTTTATAGAAGATGTAACATCACTCTTAGGAAAAAATAGTATAACAGTAAAATAA